Proteins encoded by one window of Lathyrus oleraceus cultivar Zhongwan6 chromosome 1, CAAS_Psat_ZW6_1.0, whole genome shotgun sequence:
- the LOC127123018 gene encoding CRM-domain containing factor CFM2, chloroplastic isoform X2 has protein sequence MLLPATNFHTFTPSSPFFSLPFHFPNPKTLTLTPSKFIVRSSVSKSRTLPESAIQRIADKLHSLGIATDQSTSTATSTAAGEIFVPLPHNLPKHRVGHTLDLSWSTPESPVPLPGKGIEKLSENEVERQRLEREKAREAKRRRVPTLAELSLTDGEILRLTKLGFEMKQKIKVGKAGVKEGIVNGIHERWRRSEVVRIVCEDLCRTNMKRTHDILERKTGGLVVWRSGSKIILYRGIDYKYPYFLSDKVLRDDNSGDALQHMDGDDKNSVERESHLSDMNSTTHAGQSSNIKTIKSALVQGVGAPNKVRFQLPGEAELLEEVDSLLEGLGPRFTDWWGFDPVPVDADLLPAVIPGFRHPFRLLPYGVKSNLTDDELTTLKRLGRPLPCHFALGRNRKLQGVAAAIIKLWERCEIVKIAVKRGVQNTSNKIMAAELKYLTGGTLLSRNKEVIVIYRGKDFLPAAVSSAIRERRNVLRNKVKAENNLSATASSHSEGNDMALLKDEEIIEKQILAKANEALKRTTIKLSQALEKKEKAEKLLGNLERAERPQGQEIDKEGITQEERYMLRRIGLKMDPFLLLGRRGVFDGTVENMHLHWKYRELVKIICKHGNLEYVHQTAQTLEAESGGILVAVERINKGYAIIVYRGKNYSRPDTLRPQTLLNKKQALKRSIEAQRRQALKLHVLKLNKNINELKLQMVKDEASSKQIAEELGCDLTIDKHEASSKPINSNSPKEASVDNQQPTQEQHIELIDSSGACQDKHEASSNSTNCNSPKEASVDNQQLTQEQHIELIDSGGARQDKHEASSNSTNCNSPKEASVDNQQPTQEQQIRLIDSGGAPQGEPEFVGRLVHPEKQLDEVRDSLVDTGHEVSKNKAMEALITSSKSDPEPSAQVINKSSNEFSSRSSYLSNRERLLLRKQALRTKNRLDIAIASNRWSFSLSRA, from the exons ATGTTGCTTCCCGCTACTAACTTCCACACTTTCACTCCTTCATCTCCATTCTTCTCGCTCCCCTTTCACTTCCCCAATCCAAAAACCCTAACCCTTACCCCCTCCAAATTCATTGTTCGAAGCTCAGTTTCCAAATCCCGAACCCTTCCGGAATCCGCCATTCAACGAATTGCCGACAAACTCCACTCCCTCGGCATCGCCACCGATCAATCCACATCCACCGCCACTTCCACAGCTGCCGGTGAAATCTTCGTTCCGTTACCACACAACCTCCCGAAGCACCGCGTAGGGCATACACTCGACCTCAGTTGGAGCACACCGGAGAGTCCAGTCCCGCTTCCTGGAAAAGGAATTGAGAAATTGAGCGAGAATGAGGTGGAGAGACAGCGATTGGAGAGGGAGAAGGCGAGGGAGGCCAAGAGAAGGAGAGTTCCGACGCTTGCGGAGCTGAGTCTGACTGATGGGGAGATTTTGAGATTGACGAAGTTAGGGTTTGAGATGAAGCAGAAGATTAAGGTTGGGAAGGCTGGGGTGAAGGAAGGGATTGTTAACGGAATTCATGAACGGTGGAGGCGCTCTGAAGTTGTGAGGATTGTTTGTGAGGATCTTTGTAGAACTAACATGAAAAGGACTCATGATATATTGGAG AGAAAAACTGGAGGACTTGTTGTTTGGAGATCTGGAAGCAAGATAATATTGTACAGAGGGATTGATTATAAGTATCCTTACTTCCTATCAGATAAAGTTTTGAGAGATGATAACAGTGGTGATGCTTTGCAACATATGGATGGTGATGATAAAAATTCTGTTGAAAGAGAGAGCCATTTGTCTGATATGAATTCAACCACACATGCTGGGCAAAGTTCAAACATCAAAACTATTAAATCAGCTTTGGTACAAGGAGTTGGGGCTCCCAATAAAGTTAGATTTCAATTGCCAGGTGAAGCAGAGCTTTTAGAAGAAGTAGACAGCTTATTAGAGGGCCTCGGGCCTCGATTTACTGATTGGTGGGGGTTTGACCCTGTGCCTGTTGATGCTGATCTTCTACCTGCTGTTATTCCTGGATTTAGGCACCCTTTTCGCCTACTTCCATATGGTGTGAAGTCTAATCTAACAGATGATGAATTAACCACATTGAAGAGACTTGGCAGACCTTTACCATGCCATTTTGCATTAG GTAGGAACAGGAAACTTCAAGGAGTGGCTGCTGCAATTATCAAGCTCTGGGAAAGGTGTGAGATTGTCAAGATTGCAGTAAAAAGAGGTGTGCAGAATACTAGCAATAAGATAATGGCTGCAGAGCTTAAG TATCTGACTGGAGGAACTCTCCTGTCTCGGAATAAAGAAGTTATTGTCATTTATAGAGGAAAGGACTTCTTGCCTGCTGCAGTTTCTTCAGCAATTCGGGAGAGGAGGAATGTTTTAAGAAATAAAGTGAAGGCTGAAAACAACTTATCAGCTACAGCCTCTTCACATTCTGAAGGAAATGATATGGCACTCCTTAAAGATGAAGAAATCATTGAAAAACAAATATTGGCGAAGGCCAATGAAGCTCTTAAAAGGACTACCATCAAATTGTCACAG GCACTAGAGAAGAAAGAAAAAGCTGAAAAACTTCTAGGAAATCTGGAAAGAGCTGAGAGACCTCAAGGACAAGAAATAGATAAAGAGGGTATTACTCAAGAAGAAAGATACATGTTGCGGAGAATTGGCTTGAAGATGGACCCCTTCTTGTTGCTAG GAAGACGAGGGGTTTTTGATGGAACAGTGGAAAATATGCATCTTCATTGGAAGTATCGTGAACTTGTGAAGATAATTTGTAAGCATGGAAACCTAGAATATGTCCACCAGACAGCTCAGACCTTAGAGGCAGAAAGTGGTGGAATATTAGTAGCAGTAGAAAGAATTAACAAGGGCTATGCAATCATTGTTTATCGTGGAAAGAATTATAGTAGGCCTGATACTTTGAGGCCGCAGACACTTCTAAATAAAAAGCAAGCATTGAAGCGTTCTATAGAGGCACAGCGCCGTCAG GCATTGAAGCTTCATGTTTTGAAGTTAAATAAGAACATAAAtgaattgaaacttcaaatg GTTAAAGATGAGGCTAGCAGCAAGCAGATAGCTGAAGAGTTGGGATGTGACTTG ACTATAGACAAACATGAAGCTAGTTCAAAACCCATCAATAGCAATTCTCCAAAAGAAGCTTCTGTTGACAATCAACAACCTACACAAGAGCAGCACATTGAGCTGATTGATAGTAGTGGAGCATGTCAAGACAAACATGAAGCTAGTTCTAATTCCACAAATTGCAATTCTCCAAAAGAAGCGTCTGTTGACAATCAACAACTTACGCAGGAGCAGCATATTGAGCTGATTGATAGTGGTGGAGCACGTCAAGACAAACATGAAGCTAGTTCAAATTCCACAAATTGCAATTCTCCAAAAGAAGCTTCTGTTGACAATCAACAACCTACACAGGAGCAGCAGATTAGGCTGATTGATAGTGGTGGAGCGCCCCAAGGTGAACCAGAATTCGTGGGGCGTTTGGTTCATCCAGAAAAACAG TTGGATGAAGTGAGGGATTCTCTGGTTGATACTGGGCACGAGGTCTCTAAAAACAAAGCAATGGAAGCATTAATTACGTCATCCAAAAGTGATCCCGAACCATCAGCTCAAGTGATAAATAAGAGTTCAAATGAGTTTTCTTCTAGATCTTCATATCTTTCCAACCGAGAGAGACTTCTTCTCCGAAAGCAGGCCTTAAGGACGAAAAATCGA